A window of Rufibacter sp. LB8 contains these coding sequences:
- a CDS encoding phosphodiester glycosidase family protein: MKKLLFLCLATLTVFSASAQVTWKPSTEHQQGLPASVQVFVTTDSLGGKPFKAYYLIADLKDPKLEVLTRVGNGKRYTPKQYFEQEPGNVLATVNTTFFSFADNSNLNLVINDGKVLAAQAPVKRKNPKGQDTLTFYPTTGAIGFFRNRKADVAWAYNVGKKKKTMELAAPYKTRAADGAVPEPSPKTVKGMKRWKPRVAVGGGPVLVQNGNEHITAEEEMRGGAGFRGPHPRTVMGYTPDNKFIILMVEGRNKGIAEGASLDQLAQLMVSLGCHEALNLDGGGSSALYIKGKDTIKPSDNGNQRPVPAVLVLKYKD, from the coding sequence ATGAAAAAGCTGCTGTTCCTCTGTCTCGCAACCCTAACTGTATTTTCCGCTTCGGCACAAGTCACCTGGAAACCTTCTACAGAACATCAGCAAGGCTTGCCCGCTTCTGTGCAGGTTTTTGTGACCACAGACTCCCTGGGTGGCAAGCCGTTCAAAGCCTATTACCTGATCGCTGACCTCAAAGACCCTAAGCTGGAAGTACTTACTCGTGTGGGCAATGGCAAGCGCTACACCCCCAAGCAATATTTTGAGCAGGAACCGGGCAATGTGCTGGCCACGGTGAACACCACGTTTTTCTCCTTCGCAGATAACAGCAACTTGAATTTGGTCATCAATGACGGCAAAGTGCTGGCCGCTCAGGCTCCCGTCAAACGCAAAAACCCGAAGGGCCAGGACACGCTCACCTTCTACCCTACCACCGGCGCCATCGGGTTTTTCAGGAACCGAAAAGCAGATGTGGCCTGGGCCTACAACGTGGGCAAGAAAAAGAAAACCATGGAATTGGCCGCGCCTTATAAAACCCGCGCAGCCGATGGCGCTGTCCCAGAACCATCGCCCAAAACGGTAAAAGGCATGAAACGCTGGAAACCGCGCGTGGCCGTAGGCGGCGGTCCGGTACTGGTGCAGAACGGCAACGAACATATCACCGCCGAAGAGGAAATGCGCGGCGGCGCTGGGTTCAGAGGGCCGCACCCGCGCACGGTCATGGGCTACACGCCAGACAACAAGTTCATCATTTTAATGGTGGAAGGCCGTAACAAAGGTATTGCCGAAGGTGCGAGTCTGGACCAATTGGCGCAATTGATGGTGAGCCTGGGTTGCCACGAAGCCCTGAACCTGGACGGCGGTGGCTCTAGTGCGTTGTATATCAAAGGAAAAGACACAATCAAACCCTCAGACAACGGCAACCAACGACCCGTTCCGGCGGTGCTGGTATTGAAATACAAGGACTAA
- a CDS encoding helix-turn-helix transcriptional regulator → MKSLLSRVESKKIDKAASMLKVLAHPKRLAIVDLLGKEDKMTVTEIYQYLDLPQAIASQHLITLKDKGVLSSFKVGTKIYYSLSIPKLIDVIDCLEECCGDL, encoded by the coding sequence ATGAAAAGTTTATTATCCAGAGTGGAATCTAAGAAGATAGATAAGGCGGCGTCCATGCTCAAGGTATTGGCGCACCCTAAAAGGTTGGCCATCGTGGATCTTCTGGGTAAGGAAGATAAAATGACCGTGACGGAGATTTATCAGTATTTAGATCTGCCTCAAGCCATTGCGTCACAGCATTTGATCACGCTGAAAGACAAGGGCGTGCTCTCGTCTTTCAAGGTGGGCACCAAAATCTATTATTCCCTCTCCATCCCCAAGCTGATTGATGTGATAGACTGTCTGGAAGAGTGCTGCGGCGATCTGTAG
- a CDS encoding anhydro-N-acetylmuramic acid kinase, with protein MATYHVIGVMSGTSLDGVDLAYCRFTYNEGNWIYKILNTETVPYSDIWEQRLAGLTEVSAVELIATDRAYGHYLGELVKAFTDRHNLQVDFVASHGHTIFHQPQLHITFQVGSGAYLAAAAGLPTVSDFRTLDIALGGQGAPLVPIGDRLLFSEYDFCLNLGGISNISQEGADKRVAFDISCCNMLLNPLAEELGLPYDKNGDNARGGQFDQTLFDQLNGPAYFSAPFPKSIGKEWADEHSLRTLQESKATVQVKLHTACHHMGYQIAQAIQQHAAQKQGKVLLTGGGAFNSFLVEQIRHYLGPNFEVVVPKPELVNFKEALIFAFLGVLRWRQETNCLKSVTGARHDNCGGAIYWY; from the coding sequence ATGGCTACTTACCATGTTATAGGCGTAATGTCTGGCACTTCGCTGGACGGAGTGGATCTGGCTTATTGCAGATTTACGTATAATGAAGGGAATTGGATATATAAAATACTTAATACTGAAACAGTTCCATATTCAGATATATGGGAACAGCGTCTGGCGGGCCTCACCGAGGTCAGCGCTGTGGAGTTAATTGCCACTGACCGGGCCTACGGGCACTATCTGGGCGAACTGGTGAAAGCCTTCACAGACCGCCATAATCTGCAAGTAGATTTTGTGGCCTCGCACGGGCATACCATCTTCCACCAGCCGCAACTGCACATCACGTTCCAGGTGGGCAGCGGCGCATACCTGGCCGCTGCCGCCGGTCTGCCCACCGTCTCTGATTTCAGAACGCTAGATATTGCCCTGGGCGGACAAGGCGCGCCCTTAGTGCCTATCGGAGATAGACTTTTATTCTCTGAGTATGATTTCTGCCTGAACCTGGGCGGTATCTCCAACATCTCACAAGAAGGTGCAGACAAGCGCGTGGCCTTTGACATTTCCTGCTGCAACATGCTCCTCAACCCCCTAGCCGAGGAACTGGGCCTGCCCTATGACAAGAACGGCGACAACGCCCGAGGCGGTCAGTTTGACCAGACTTTGTTTGACCAACTCAACGGCCCCGCCTATTTCTCAGCGCCTTTCCCCAAATCCATCGGCAAAGAGTGGGCCGATGAACACAGCCTGCGCACCCTGCAAGAGTCAAAAGCCACCGTGCAAGTCAAACTGCACACGGCCTGCCACCACATGGGCTACCAGATTGCCCAGGCCATTCAGCAGCACGCCGCCCAGAAGCAAGGCAAAGTGCTGCTCACCGGCGGCGGCGCGTTCAACTCTTTTCTGGTGGAGCAAATCAGGCATTACCTGGGCCCCAACTTTGAAGTAGTAGTCCCAAAACCCGAACTGGTCAATTTCAAGGAAGCCCTGATCTTCGCATTTCTGGGCGTACTCCGCTGGCGCCAGGAAACCAACTGCCTCAAAAGCGTGACCGGCGCCCGCCATGACAACTGCGGCGGCGCCATCTACTGGTACTAG